The Papaver somniferum cultivar HN1 unplaced genomic scaffold, ASM357369v1 unplaced-scaffold_32, whole genome shotgun sequence DNA segment ATTCTTTATGTCATAATCGAACTCTACCTCTTTTCCATTTACTAAACAAAACTTTGGTTTTGTTTTAGAATAAGCTCCAAATCGACCACATCCTGGCcctttgatctcaactacacattctgaAGAGCCACTGTTTGAGTAGCTCAGAGCTTCAATTGCTCCACCAGAGTTGTACATATCAATTAAGCCAattggagcaaaatgaacaactcGATTGTATTCCTGGTGCAAGAAAGTATCTGTGTTGAGTGTTTATTTCACAACTGGGTTAGAAAGACGGTAAAAAGAAGACAGATGAGGTTTTACATAAACTGACCCTGACTGGAGATACAGTATAAATTTCACATTGTAAAACACCTAAAGTGACGTCTACCTTTCCATTCTTAGGTAGTCTATATAGAGACCCTGAAATAAAAAAAGTTCGAAAATGATAGCGTCACCATTAAAGTCAAGATAAGAAAGATGGAAAATGATAATAGCCATTTGGAAACTTACCTGAATTGAAAGCATATAGAACACATTCTCCTATCCAATTTTCACCGGTAATTTCCTCGAGGAATTCGACATTGCTGGGACTAACAAAGCCAGTGATAGCTTTAGGATTAGATTCCAATTCTAAGTTTTTGAGAGGTATCTCTATGCAGGGCCAAGTTCCTGCTCCTTGGCAATTAAAAACTCCTACAACTCCGGCTAACTTGTTCAAGTTCCAAATCTTCATCAAACTGCCAGGTATTAATTCAAgtaaaagattatgttgatgtccggttgaagctgttgaaacctaaGAATTTCTTAAAAGATGTTGGATAAAAGAAGTTCATCTTTTTCCATCCATAACTGGATCCTCAAATAAAGTATCTCGAGTAGGCCGTGCAGCATATCTGGCTCTGAGAATAGACCCATCTTGTAATACTAGCTTTTTTAGGATTTTGAAATCATGCATCCCTGGTTTATCACTATTTAGAGCCAAAAGAGACAACAAAAGAAGATGCTCAGTCTATGATTGCCACTCATGCCAGTAGGGGTAAAACAGACATGGAAAACGAAAATACAAATGAAGGTTTCGGACAGAATGATTAGAAGCAAGTTTTGCCTGACCTTACATACACTCCACATCCACCTATTGCTCTAGCAGCTCCATGGAACTCGGCTGTTTCATGATTACTCTGATATTGAGCAACAAAACCTCTTATTTTTCTCATTTTAACGCGTCAAATTCACAAAGACTCATGCATAGTAACTAAGCTTAGTGTTTTGAGACCATTAAGATTATATATAAGAGGAAATGATAAGTCTTACATGGAACATGTCCCAGTCTGGAACCACAATTTCCCCTAGAAGAAGACTGTTGAATGATACAGCAGCAATATGCAAAGTTTGCACAGTTGGTTCTCTTGGCATGAAATCCTCCGAGACCCTAGCGACAGCGCTCTTCTTCGAGCTGAAAGCAACAAATCCACTCAATCACGAATTTCCTATAATTTGCTTATAGGCCACTTCACAACTATCCAAAAAAACACGTAGGGCATAAATTACAGGAGACCCACCTGTAAATGTAGTCAGAGTTGTGACTCATGAAGCAAATAAGATTATTGTCTTTAAAGTTCCCCGCGATAGAGTCCTCAAGGGCCAACTGATACTGTCTAACCAATGAAACTCGTCCTCCATAGCCAGATGCCATTGTTTCTATCACATTTTGCACATCTACTTTGACTCCATCTACACCTTTACTAGCAAGGTAGCTGTGAAGGTCATTGTAGAACTCCTTTATCTTTGATGGGTCGACAATACCAACCCCGTATTTTTCCAAGCCATCCATAGCAATATCCCTAAGGTTTCCAATATTGCCAGGAGACTGAATAGGATAAACGATCTTTGTATTGTATTTCTTTAACGCTTCGGATGTTGGATGTAGCCCTCCCCAATAACCGACCAAAGCATGCCACATATAGACAAACCTGTAAAATGCGATCACATTTATGTTGATAACACTCTAAAATCTGGAAGTAATTAAAAGAGAAAACCTGTATCAGTGATCGCAGTCGGAATCGTACTTTAACCCGTATGTTTctttgatgtatttgatgaatccgTGCAAGTCATTGTCAGCAACATCAGTTttgatatttttgaattttttattttcttttatatccACTAATCTAGTTGCGAACCTATGATTCAACAGAATTTTTTTGTTGTAGGATCAAATTGGAGACGACTCTTTCATGAACGAAAAAGTATGAAGAACCACTGAAAGAACTTACTGAACCCCATCTTTCAGTAAATCACCTTCTTTAAGGAACTCATTGACTGTATCTTGCCACCCATCATCAATGATCAGAAATCTTGCAGGACATCCACCTGCTGATAAACTGCAATGAGAAATACACATATAAGTGAACAGACTACGTCAATGAAGGGGCCATCTTTCAAACTTCAAACAATATGATAACAGaaatttgtattgtttttgtGTAATACCTTTGAAGTCCTTCTATTATTCCTTGTGGACTGACTTCAGTGTAGAATGCATCCCAAGGACACCAACCAAACCAATCCAAGTTTGCTGGAATCTGTTTGTTGCATCACAATATCACGTTCAGCAAACAAAATcccaacctagaaatatctaGTCAAAGATTACCTCTAAGTAAGCATAGACTACACATATAATGATTTTCATCCACGctaacctttttccaatcaatGTGACTGAAGGTACCCTTGTGCTTCTCCAATATCCTACAAACATTTCCAAGCTGAATATACAGAAGTATTCAGGACATAGTAAACAGCGAAAGAAATGAAGTATTTCTCCAATTTTATGTTGCAATATCACTaacttgattgattctttgatAAGCTCGAACGGGTTGGAACCTGAATTTACGAAAACAGCTTCTAGGAGTTGCGATGACTGAACGTTAGGATCCCCTGAGGTGAATGAACCATATTGGAGATTGCAATTAATATGAAAAAATAACTCAAAACTCCAAGACTAAAAAATGTGCCTATGCACTAAAATGTCGTTCTAAGGAAGAAGGATGTACCGCTCTCGACGCAGAACTGAAGCTCATTAGTAGAACACCCTTGCAAACTTGTACGAAATTCACCATCCAAAACCGGTAATAATAGAATGTAAGAAGTGTTATCAATGGCTGACTCTATGGTCTCGTCATTAAGCGCAGAATCTTCCCTTGCTTCCAAAAGGAGAAGCTGGGTTTCAACCGGAATATCCCTACCAGATTTTGCGACCCGTGGTATCATCCACCGGATCTTAAATCAATATAGACATAGAAGTCTATGTTTCCTACAATACCCAAAACAAAGCAACAAAGTCTATACATTAAGAACCAttcattataattttgttatccaaCTGCAAACATTGCTTTCCTTTACAAATGTCCATCAAAAGCGTGAAAATTGCCAATCTCGCGCTACTCATTTCATTATGCCAAAACCGCATAAATATGAAAACTCCATGGAGACTTACCAAAACCCATACGACCTAACTCTAACACAGGATTGTCTAAGGCTTATATGGTGCCAAATCAAGAGAATTTATGCGTAAACCATATTAACAAGCATTATACGCCTCCATCAAGTTGGTCTTCCCATATCAATCATCTTAAAAGCAAAATGAGTGAGACCCAGCGCAATAAATTCAACACATTTATCGGCTAAGTAACAAAATAAGTGATTACTAGCTATAAGTATGAATCTATCAATATAAATGATAAATGGAGTTTATTGGGGCATAAAATCAAACATGGTTTCTATGTCAATTTGCTCTCCATATAGAAGGCCGGACTTACTGTTGAAGAACTCCAAGACTGAACACATGGCGGCACCTAGGCGTAGACGAAGTGGCACCGGTGAAAGCTGACCCACTACCTGCCGGAGAAATGATAATATTTGAAGGAACACTAGTTAGCAGAACCTTCCCTTTTACACTTAAGTCCCCATCTTTGATGATAGGAGTAGCCATGATTGTCATCTCTCTTTTAAATGGTTTTCTTACTTTTGCAATACCGCCTACAAAACTATTACCAGAAAATACAGATTTTAGGCTGAAACTCATTAATTTTGAAGGTTTAAATAAGTATAAACATAGACAGCGGCATAGGAGAAattgaagaattaagaagattaaaTAA contains these protein-coding regions:
- the LOC113341834 gene encoding probable galactinol--sucrose galactosyltransferase 2 — its product is MIPRVAKSGRDIPVETQLLLLEAREDSALNDETIESAIDNTSYILLLPVLDGEFRTSLQGCSTNELQFCVESGDPNVQSSQLLEAVFVNSGSNPFELIKESIKILEKHKGTFSHIDWKKIPANLDWFGWCPWDAFYTEVSPQGIIEGLQSLSAGGCPARFLIIDDGWQDTVNEFLKEGDLLKDGVQFATRLVDIKENKKFKNIKTDVADNDLHGFIKYIKETYGLKFVYMWHALVGYWGGLHPTSEALKKYNTKIVYPIQSPGNIGNLRDIAMDGLEKYGVGIVDPSKIKEFYNDLHSYLASKGVDGVKVDVQNVIETMASGYGGRVSLVRQYQLALEDSIAGNFKDNNLICFMSHNSDYIYSSKKSAVARVSEDFMPREPTVQTLHIAAVSFNSLLLGEIVVPDWDMFHSNHETAEFHGAARAIGGCGVYVSDKPGMHDFKILKKLVLQDGSILRARYAARPTRDTLFEDPVMDGKSLMKIWNLNKLAGVVGVFNCQGAGTWPCIEIPLKNLELESNPKAITGFVSPSNVEFLEEITGENWIGECVLYAFNSGSLYRLPKNGKVDVTLGVLQCEIYTVSPVREYNRVVHFAPIGLIDMYNSGGAIEALSYSNSGSSECVVEIKGPGCGRFGAYSKTKPKFCLVNGKEVEFDYDIKNGFLTFKLSPCLVGETNWHETEFYY